The Niastella koreensis GR20-10 genome includes a window with the following:
- a CDS encoding DUF1565 domain-containing protein has product MLTIFIQALGNVLCRMAFLLVWIAFGCSKKSSLTSSETAVTAKIYYVSPNGSDANTGIVSAPLKTITAALNKAVAGDTILVRGGTYYDKINFPKSGTADRIITVKAYPGEKPVIDGSAITVSGWTALVTFSGVRYITLEGVDICNLYSSTVNTDPEGITINGNSKDITIKNCNIYNIKNSASLNNGRSGHAILAIGNGTAAISNLVITGCTVHDTQTGTSENITLAGNIDGFTVSQNTLYNTENIGIIIAGGDGLNPTGNVATNYARNGIVSDNVLNNISMANSVNVWGANNYGAIAIYVCGGAGTVIERNKVYNSDRGIGLVSESNVYATRTCTVRNNFVYNCWRTGIYMGDYLNYTKGGTKNCYVVNNTLYQNDRVTGAFGEIEGEIRLTENCDSNVVKNNIVYARPTDVFVHKYTATGSNNIIDNNLYYTTGTAKWIWNGTECTDFAVWKTACGGDAGTANGTDPLLVSTSTPDLHIQAASPAKNTGVVIAATINGSTDIDGNERIVNNKISKGAQQ; this is encoded by the coding sequence ATGTTGACAATCTTTATACAGGCATTGGGCAATGTCCTATGCAGAATGGCTTTTTTGTTGGTATGGATTGCTTTCGGTTGCAGTAAAAAAAGCAGTTTAACATCCTCCGAAACCGCAGTAACAGCTAAAATTTATTATGTTTCACCCAATGGCAGCGATGCCAATACCGGAATAGTAAGCGCGCCATTAAAAACAATAACCGCAGCCTTAAATAAAGCGGTTGCCGGTGATACTATATTAGTGAGAGGTGGTACTTATTATGATAAAATAAACTTTCCTAAATCGGGTACCGCGGATAGAATAATTACGGTTAAAGCCTATCCGGGTGAAAAACCGGTTATTGATGGCAGTGCTATTACGGTAAGCGGCTGGACGGCACTTGTAACATTTAGTGGCGTTCGCTATATTACACTGGAAGGAGTTGATATCTGCAACCTGTATTCTTCAACTGTTAATACCGACCCGGAAGGCATAACCATCAATGGTAATTCGAAAGATATTACTATTAAAAATTGTAATATCTATAATATAAAAAACAGCGCCAGTCTAAACAACGGGCGAAGCGGCCACGCCATACTGGCTATTGGTAATGGAACTGCAGCCATCAGCAACCTGGTTATTACCGGTTGCACGGTTCATGACACACAAACTGGTACCAGTGAAAATATTACCCTGGCAGGAAATATCGACGGCTTTACGGTTAGTCAAAATACACTTTATAATACGGAGAACATCGGGATCATTATTGCGGGCGGCGATGGATTGAATCCAACCGGCAATGTAGCAACCAATTATGCGCGTAATGGCATAGTAAGCGATAATGTATTGAATAATATCTCCATGGCGAATAGCGTAAATGTCTGGGGGGCCAACAACTATGGCGCCATTGCCATTTATGTTTGCGGTGGCGCAGGTACCGTCATTGAAAGAAATAAAGTATATAACAGCGACAGGGGTATTGGTTTGGTAAGTGAAAGTAATGTTTATGCCACCAGAACCTGCACTGTAAGAAATAATTTTGTATACAACTGCTGGCGTACCGGTATTTACATGGGCGATTATTTAAACTATACAAAGGGGGGCACTAAGAACTGTTACGTAGTAAACAATACCTTATATCAGAACGACCGGGTAACAGGCGCATTTGGCGAAATAGAAGGCGAGATACGCCTTACCGAAAACTGCGATAGTAATGTAGTGAAAAATAATATCGTTTATGCAAGGCCCACGGACGTATTTGTTCATAAATACACCGCTACCGGCAGCAATAATATCATTGATAATAACCTGTATTATACCACCGGTACGGCTAAGTGGATATGGAATGGCACGGAATGCACTGATTTCGCGGTCTGGAAAACAGCCTGCGGCGGCGATGCCGGTACAGCCAATGGTACCGATCCTTTACTGGTAAGCACTTCCACGCCCGATTTGCATATTCAGGCTGCATCACCCGCTAAAAATACCGGTGTGGTGATAGCTGCAACTATAAATGGCAGCACCGATATAGATGGAAATGAACGAATAGTAAACAACAAAATAAGTAAGGGCGCCCAACAATAA
- a CDS encoding IPT/TIG domain-containing protein — MTKNINQYILFGCLCMIACLAGCKKDSSGTGHDAGTPIVVNTFLPVQGGGGTEVLFSGSNYINDTNQITVTLNGKPLKVVGVNGSQIMAVVPKKAGSGHFVVKIGADSAVSTGIFNYVYTRTVSTFAGSGKAGFANGMGTDAMFDFGGQSWYRSMGIIVDDNLNLYVADPGNHCIRKIDSNANVTTFCGSPSGAGYADGKGTAAKFSLPYDVAFDAQGNIWCVDPANWDIRKIAPDGTATTWAWGSQSPWSVSVDKTTGIVYYGSNSSPGNIYPVTAQWTTGSAIVSGLNYPAGIRFDKSGNLFVVLNGDHVIKKYTAGAWAGSTIAGQTGVPGYVNGAAAVAKFDHPWGLAIDTAGNLYVAGNGTYDGNTGNSDQAIRYIEAASFNVSTFAGSGSAGYADAVGEAAAFSAPTGIAVDKNGTLYVLDKNNNRIRKIISE, encoded by the coding sequence ATGACTAAAAATATAAACCAATATATATTATTCGGTTGTCTTTGTATGATAGCCTGCCTGGCGGGTTGTAAAAAAGACAGCAGCGGCACCGGGCACGATGCCGGCACGCCCATTGTCGTAAATACCTTTTTACCTGTACAGGGTGGCGGTGGCACCGAAGTGTTGTTCTCCGGTTCCAATTACATAAACGATACTAACCAGATCACAGTTACGCTGAATGGCAAACCGTTGAAAGTAGTAGGTGTGAACGGGTCGCAAATAATGGCTGTTGTGCCTAAGAAAGCCGGTTCAGGCCATTTTGTAGTAAAGATCGGGGCCGACAGCGCGGTAAGCACGGGTATTTTTAATTACGTATATACCAGAACGGTAAGCACTTTTGCCGGCAGTGGAAAAGCCGGGTTTGCAAATGGCATGGGCACCGATGCCATGTTTGACTTCGGCGGCCAATCGTGGTACCGGAGCATGGGCATAATAGTTGACGATAATTTGAACCTGTATGTGGCTGATCCGGGCAATCATTGTATTCGGAAGATCGACAGCAATGCCAATGTAACAACCTTTTGTGGAAGCCCGTCAGGCGCGGGATATGCAGATGGCAAGGGAACAGCGGCAAAATTCAGTCTGCCTTATGATGTGGCCTTCGATGCCCAGGGAAATATATGGTGTGTTGATCCCGCAAACTGGGACATTCGCAAAATAGCACCCGATGGAACAGCTACAACCTGGGCCTGGGGAAGCCAGTCGCCCTGGAGCGTATCGGTAGATAAAACAACAGGCATTGTATATTATGGCAGTAACAGCTCGCCGGGAAATATTTACCCGGTCACCGCACAATGGACTACCGGCTCTGCTATCGTTTCGGGGCTGAACTATCCGGCGGGGATCAGGTTTGATAAGAGCGGTAATTTATTTGTGGTGTTGAATGGCGATCATGTAATTAAAAAATATACGGCCGGTGCCTGGGCCGGCAGCACCATTGCAGGGCAAACGGGTGTTCCCGGGTATGTAAATGGCGCCGCTGCGGTGGCCAAATTCGATCATCCCTGGGGACTGGCAATAGATACTGCTGGCAATCTGTATGTGGCCGGTAATGGTACCTACGATGGCAACACCGGCAATAGCGATCAGGCCATTCGTTATATTGAAGCAGCTTCCTTCAACGTAAGCACATTTGCCGGAAGCGGTAGCGCCGGTTATGCGGATGCGGTAGGAGAAGCGGCTGCATTCAGTGCGCCCACCGGCATAGCCGTTGATAAAAACGGAACGTTGTATGTGCTGGATAAAAACAATAACCGCATCAGAAAAATTATTTCTGAATAA
- a CDS encoding RagB/SusD family nutrient uptake outer membrane protein, with protein sequence MTNNKYIKGMLFLLMPVVMVSCYYLDKKPDNLLTEDMIWQTRANAESYLYNIYGYMHTSDGGDYASMGASDESSVCIGGVGVRQMVAGNWSAASGYFYNWGTYYVGIRQTFVFESNIDKVPAVELSDNLKAQYKAENAFLRGWFYWQLLKQYGPFVKVTGVLSQSEDYNQYARAPFDTCVAYINELMNTAAQALPVTWGSSANYGRPTKGACLAVKAQVALLAASPLWNGNARFAALKNQDGTPLAPAQYDASKWKAAADAAKATIDLNAYKLYTNLDDGGNTFDPYLSCRNVFLTNWNNEIVLSINNWLYWGWTKCSSPGPGGYNMYNATQNVVDAFSMSNGRTIDDPASGYVETGFAAANGSNSWGHKKGDWNMYANREPRFYAYIQYNGRPVLPAPTVDDKNYYSSDANKDGNGRVELYYNGKSGQKSAGTNNITGYDVLKRINPSDNIRNDVSTYRPYILIRYAEILLNYAEALNEYDPSQADIVNYLNLVRARAGLPGIETVYPSAIGNKEEMRKHILREREVELCFEGDRYYTLVRRLLLGKTENQTIYGMNVNADDAGLGFSFTGFYQRTLFQKRYWDDRMYLFPIVQSDVERDRALVQNPGW encoded by the coding sequence ATGACTAACAATAAATATATAAAAGGCATGCTGTTTTTGTTAATGCCTGTTGTAATGGTATCCTGCTATTACCTGGATAAAAAGCCGGATAACCTGTTAACTGAAGATATGATATGGCAAACCAGGGCAAATGCCGAATCGTACCTGTACAACATTTATGGATATATGCACACTTCCGATGGGGGCGACTATGCCTCCATGGGCGCCAGCGATGAATCGAGCGTATGCATTGGTGGCGTGGGCGTGCGGCAAATGGTAGCCGGCAACTGGAGTGCTGCCAGCGGTTATTTTTATAATTGGGGAACCTATTATGTTGGCATCAGGCAAACCTTTGTATTTGAAAGCAATATAGATAAGGTGCCTGCAGTTGAGTTAAGTGACAACCTGAAAGCGCAATATAAAGCCGAGAATGCTTTTTTGAGAGGGTGGTTCTACTGGCAATTATTAAAACAATACGGCCCCTTTGTTAAGGTCACCGGTGTGTTAAGCCAAAGCGAAGATTATAATCAATATGCAAGAGCGCCTTTTGATACCTGCGTGGCTTATATCAATGAGCTTATGAACACTGCGGCGCAGGCCTTGCCGGTTACCTGGGGCTCCTCCGCCAATTATGGCCGGCCAACCAAAGGCGCCTGCCTGGCGGTAAAAGCCCAGGTGGCTTTGTTGGCTGCCAGTCCGTTATGGAATGGTAATGCCCGGTTTGCAGCATTGAAGAACCAGGATGGTACCCCCCTGGCGCCTGCTCAATACGATGCTTCTAAATGGAAAGCCGCCGCCGATGCAGCCAAAGCAACCATCGACCTGAATGCTTATAAATTATACACCAACCTCGATGATGGCGGCAATACATTTGATCCTTACCTGTCGTGCCGTAATGTTTTCCTCACCAACTGGAACAATGAAATTGTCCTTTCCATTAATAACTGGTTGTACTGGGGCTGGACGAAATGTTCTTCTCCAGGCCCGGGCGGTTATAACATGTACAACGCCACGCAGAATGTAGTGGATGCATTTAGCATGAGCAACGGAAGAACGATCGATGATCCGGCCTCGGGTTATGTTGAAACCGGGTTTGCAGCTGCTAATGGTTCAAATAGCTGGGGGCATAAAAAAGGCGACTGGAACATGTATGCCAACCGCGAACCCCGCTTTTATGCCTATATCCAATACAACGGCCGCCCCGTATTACCGGCCCCCACGGTTGATGATAAGAATTATTATTCATCCGATGCCAATAAAGACGGTAATGGCCGGGTGGAATTGTATTACAATGGTAAATCGGGACAAAAATCCGCAGGCACCAATAATATCACCGGGTACGATGTGTTGAAAAGAATTAATCCCTCTGATAATATTCGTAATGATGTAAGTACTTACCGGCCCTACATTTTGATCAGGTATGCTGAAATATTGCTGAATTATGCAGAAGCGCTGAATGAATACGATCCTTCCCAGGCAGATATTGTAAATTATCTGAACCTGGTTCGTGCCCGCGCGGGGCTTCCCGGTATTGAAACGGTATATCCATCAGCAATAGGAAATAAAGAGGAGATGCGTAAGCATATTTTGCGTGAACGCGAAGTGGAATTGTGTTTTGAAGGCGACCGGTATTATACGCTGGTAAGAAGGTTGTTATTAGGTAAGACCGAAAACCAAACGATTTATGGTATGAATGTGAATGCCGATGATGCCGGTCTGGGCTTTTCATTTACCGGTTTTTATCAGCGAACCTTATTCCAAAAAAGATATTGGGACGACCGGATGTACCTGTTCCCCATTGTGCAAAGCGACGTGGAAAGAGACCGGGCATTGGTTCAGAATCCGGGCTGGTAA
- a CDS encoding TonB-dependent receptor, whose amino-acid sequence MDLEIHSVIRMESPGRSRTTKTLQIMKLTAILLLATCLQVCANGYAQKVSLSEKNAPLEKVIQQIKKQTGYQFWYEDKLLQKARPVSISVQNEPLDVALKKVFTNQPFTYEVIGKTVAIKEIESTTPETKPELANTPLPVDITGRVLNEQGEPLAKASVSLPGGRGTQTDADGVFLLKEVLPDDIITITYTGYEPQKVRIGDRTFFAVVMKLAEKGLDETVVVAYGKQKKISVTGSVTSVNMQDMRTPVRSLTNALAGKVAGIISMQTGGEPGYDNPTFTIRGIGTFTGGTSPLIIIDGVQRDDVNSTFGGAYNNIDPEDVASISLLKDASATAVYGARGANGVLIITTRKGVAGKPKISMKMESGMTGLTKTPKMLDGVTYMKLLNEAKTNMGETPAYSDDVIQKTASGLDPYLYPNVNWIKTIYKNWAPLYNGNVNVSGGGEAMRYYMSASFYDQDGSYKVTRVNGYNPNLNFKRYDFRSNVDVNVTKTTLLSLNLDAMLVNSRYPGNSASSIWYAAYATNPTAFPVSYPGDKWAGPRNNGGSNPFNLVQNSGYSTEFRPTIQSIISLNQRLDGVTKGLAAMTRFSFDSYGQFDNNRTGTNDLWYTGSRDGSGNLVYEHVRTGNQFLGYSSSSTGERVMYLEGNITYDRSFGAHSFGGLLLYNMRNRVTGTASSVKYAIPYRNQSFASRITYSYNDKYLAELNAGYTGSENFKKGERFGFFPAVSVGWVISRESFFDPLAGTVNLLKVRASHGVTGNDQIGYGDRFGYLTYISGGNTTAFGLGPSYYSGITESVFGVENLRWEKSTKDNLGIEVGLLNKINIVADVFRDKRKDILILRQSISSVGGYSLSSIYANMGEMQNKGVDGSIEYNDKFGKNVRLRLFGNFTYAKNKIIYADQPKRTNAYQQWEGHRFGEFTGYSSQGLFVDQNDIDKSAEQKLGSALIQPGDIKYRDLNGDGTVDANDWSYLDKSSFPALLYGLGFTVGVKRFDISIFLQGVSDVGIMANGSGIAGINGAAGGVGIVPFAGIGQYPGNVLSNVTSRWTKDNPVQNVDYPRLSVSNQSSNNYQNSTWWLKDGSFCRLKQASIGYDLGIPSLKRAGIASLYFYAAAQNLFTFSKFKLWDPELGSSGATYPPARTITVGVRAQF is encoded by the coding sequence ATGGATTTAGAAATTCATTCGGTTATTCGCATGGAAAGCCCTGGGCGAAGCCGAACAACCAAAACACTGCAGATCATGAAGCTGACAGCCATTCTTTTATTGGCGACCTGTTTACAGGTTTGTGCCAATGGGTATGCGCAAAAGGTCTCTTTATCAGAAAAAAATGCGCCCCTTGAAAAAGTAATCCAGCAAATCAAAAAACAAACCGGGTACCAGTTCTGGTACGAAGACAAGCTGTTGCAAAAAGCACGGCCGGTAAGTATTTCTGTACAAAACGAACCGTTGGATGTAGCGCTGAAAAAAGTGTTCACCAATCAGCCCTTTACCTACGAGGTTATTGGAAAAACCGTTGCCATTAAGGAAATAGAAAGTACAACGCCGGAAACTAAGCCGGAGTTGGCCAATACGCCCCTGCCAGTTGATATAACAGGCCGGGTGCTTAATGAGCAGGGCGAACCCCTTGCAAAGGCCTCCGTAAGTTTACCAGGTGGGCGTGGCACCCAAACAGACGCAGACGGTGTATTCCTTCTTAAAGAGGTATTGCCTGATGATATTATAACGATCACTTACACGGGTTACGAACCCCAGAAAGTTAGAATAGGGGATAGAACTTTTTTTGCCGTGGTGATGAAGCTGGCAGAAAAAGGGCTCGATGAAACCGTGGTGGTAGCTTATGGAAAACAAAAAAAGATAAGCGTTACCGGTTCGGTAACCTCGGTCAATATGCAGGATATGCGTACCCCGGTGCGTTCATTGACCAATGCGCTCGCCGGAAAAGTGGCTGGTATCATTTCCATGCAAACCGGTGGCGAACCGGGATATGATAATCCCACTTTTACCATTCGCGGTATTGGCACTTTCACCGGCGGTACGTCGCCATTGATCATAATAGACGGGGTGCAGCGCGATGACGTAAACAGCACTTTTGGCGGCGCCTACAATAATATCGATCCCGAAGATGTGGCATCCATCTCTTTACTGAAAGATGCCTCAGCCACGGCCGTATATGGCGCCAGGGGCGCCAATGGTGTATTGATCATTACTACAAGGAAAGGGGTAGCCGGTAAACCGAAAATTTCCATGAAAATGGAATCTGGTATGACGGGATTGACCAAAACACCCAAGATGCTGGATGGGGTAACCTATATGAAGCTGTTGAATGAAGCCAAAACCAATATGGGCGAAACGCCGGCATACAGTGATGACGTGATCCAGAAAACAGCCAGCGGGCTTGACCCGTACCTCTATCCAAACGTAAACTGGATCAAAACAATTTATAAAAACTGGGCGCCCTTATACAATGGGAATGTAAATGTAAGCGGTGGCGGTGAAGCCATGCGTTATTATATGTCCGCCTCTTTTTACGACCAGGATGGAAGTTATAAAGTAACCAGGGTGAACGGATACAATCCCAATTTGAATTTCAAGCGGTACGACTTCCGCAGTAATGTCGATGTGAATGTAACCAAAACCACCCTGTTGTCGTTGAACCTGGATGCCATGCTGGTAAATAGCCGATACCCGGGTAATTCAGCTTCCAGTATCTGGTATGCAGCCTATGCAACGAATCCGACCGCATTTCCGGTTTCTTATCCCGGTGATAAATGGGCCGGTCCCCGCAACAACGGCGGTTCCAACCCGTTTAACCTGGTGCAGAATTCGGGCTACAGTACAGAGTTCAGGCCCACCATACAATCAATTATCAGTTTAAATCAGCGGCTTGATGGCGTAACCAAAGGCCTGGCAGCCATGACCCGTTTTTCTTTTGATTCCTACGGTCAATTTGATAACAATCGTACTGGTACAAATGATCTGTGGTATACAGGGTCGAGAGATGGCAGTGGTAACCTGGTGTATGAGCATGTGAGAACAGGTAACCAGTTCCTGGGATATTCTTCCAGTTCTACCGGGGAACGGGTCATGTACCTCGAAGGGAATATTACTTACGATCGTAGTTTCGGTGCACACAGTTTTGGCGGTTTGCTGTTGTATAATATGCGTAACCGCGTAACCGGTACGGCATCCAGTGTAAAATATGCCATTCCTTACCGTAACCAGAGCTTTGCCAGCCGTATAACGTATTCGTACAACGATAAATACCTTGCCGAATTGAATGCCGGTTATACCGGTTCAGAAAACTTTAAAAAAGGCGAGCGGTTTGGGTTTTTTCCTGCGGTATCTGTTGGCTGGGTAATTTCCCGTGAATCTTTTTTTGATCCGCTGGCCGGTACGGTAAATCTGTTAAAAGTAAGAGCCTCGCATGGCGTTACCGGTAACGACCAAATAGGATACGGCGACCGGTTTGGTTACTTAACCTATATCTCAGGCGGCAATACGACTGCATTCGGGCTGGGCCCCAGTTATTATTCCGGTATTACGGAGAGTGTGTTTGGCGTAGAGAACCTGCGTTGGGAAAAATCTACCAAGGATAACCTGGGCATTGAGGTGGGACTATTGAATAAGATAAATATCGTAGCAGATGTATTCCGTGATAAACGAAAAGATATATTGATCCTGCGGCAATCCATTTCTTCAGTGGGCGGATACTCGCTGAGCAGTATTTACGCCAATATGGGGGAGATGCAAAACAAAGGTGTGGATGGTAGCATTGAATACAATGACAAGTTTGGTAAAAATGTACGATTACGGTTGTTTGGCAACTTCACCTATGCAAAGAATAAGATCATTTATGCCGATCAGCCTAAACGCACCAATGCCTATCAGCAATGGGAAGGACACCGTTTCGGCGAGTTTACCGGTTATTCATCGCAGGGTTTATTTGTTGATCAGAATGATATAGATAAAAGCGCCGAACAAAAATTGGGAAGCGCGCTCATTCAGCCCGGCGATATAAAATACCGCGATCTGAATGGCGATGGTACAGTAGATGCCAATGACTGGAGTTATCTGGATAAATCTTCTTTCCCGGCTTTATTATATGGACTTGGCTTTACGGTGGGTGTTAAACGTTTCGATATCTCGATATTCTTGCAGGGCGTATCTGATGTAGGCATTATGGCCAACGGATCGGGTATCGCCGGTATAAATGGCGCTGCCGGTGGCGTAGGGATTGTTCCCTTTGCCGGTATTGGCCAGTACCCTGGTAATGTATTGTCGAATGTAACCAGCAGGTGGACAAAAGACAACCCGGTGCAGAACGTGGATTATCCCAGGTTGAGTGTATCGAACCAAAGCAGTAATAATTACCAGAACAGTACCTGGTGGTTAAAAGATGGCAGCTTTTGCCGGTTAAAACAGGCTTCCATCGGCTACGATCTGGGTATACCCTCTCTTAAAAGGGCCGGTATTGCAAGTCTTTACTTTTATGCAGCGGCTCAAAACCTGTTCACTTTTTCCAAATTCAAATTGTGGGACCCTGAACTGGGCTCTTCCGGAGCAACTTATCCGCCTGCCCGTACCATAACCGTGGGGGTAAGAGCACAATTTTAA
- a CDS encoding FecR family protein, with protein sequence MSINTNRMQYLLRQYTQKACTLEELQELFAFIAQPQNREQLETMMEAEYEVLQPLSVAEDVDWEYIFQQVTQKTDAGIIPLGSPGRFGWKWVAAAAAIVLALGLGGFWFMNRLTKQPVADNENPVQQPVGDVLPGGNKAVLTLANGTAIVLDSAQNGILSQQGNVSIIKKRNGEVAYKPVGGKDLAVTWNMLATPKGGQYQLVLPDGSKVWLNAASSIRYPVAFTGNERNVELTGEAYFEVAKNPAMPFKVIIPSSTKAGRSMIEVLGTHFNVSAYNDEEATKTTLLEGKVRIVSGEWAAGNGRSTGKKQEALLQPGQQAQLFTSGQLKKIDDADIELAMAWKNGFTAFKRADIKSIMRQVARWYNVEVVYEGTIPQRSFTGGISRDARLSELLHLLEVSKVNFRIEGNRLVVMA encoded by the coding sequence ATGTCTATCAATACAAACCGGATGCAATACCTGCTCAGGCAGTACACGCAAAAAGCATGTACCCTCGAAGAACTGCAGGAATTGTTTGCCTTTATAGCGCAGCCCCAAAACCGCGAACAGCTTGAAACAATGATGGAAGCCGAATACGAGGTGTTGCAACCGTTGAGTGTGGCAGAGGATGTTGACTGGGAATATATCTTTCAGCAGGTTACACAAAAAACAGATGCTGGCATAATCCCTTTGGGTAGCCCCGGCCGCTTTGGGTGGAAATGGGTTGCAGCAGCTGCGGCAATAGTTCTGGCGTTGGGGCTGGGTGGTTTCTGGTTCATGAACCGATTAACCAAACAACCTGTCGCTGATAATGAAAACCCGGTGCAGCAGCCTGTTGGGGATGTATTACCTGGTGGCAACAAAGCCGTTTTAACTCTGGCTAATGGAACAGCCATTGTGTTAGACAGTGCACAGAACGGCATATTGTCGCAACAGGGAAATGTCAGTATAATAAAGAAAAGGAATGGAGAAGTAGCCTATAAACCTGTTGGTGGAAAGGACCTGGCTGTTACCTGGAACATGCTGGCAACACCCAAAGGCGGACAGTATCAACTGGTACTGCCCGATGGCAGTAAAGTATGGTTGAACGCTGCGTCCTCTATTCGTTACCCGGTTGCTTTCACCGGTAATGAACGGAATGTTGAATTGACCGGCGAAGCCTATTTTGAAGTAGCGAAAAACCCGGCTATGCCATTTAAAGTTATTATTCCCTCCTCAACAAAAGCGGGCAGGAGCATGATCGAAGTGCTGGGAACCCATTTTAATGTTAGCGCCTACAACGATGAAGAGGCTACGAAAACAACTTTGCTGGAAGGGAAAGTTCGGATAGTGAGCGGTGAGTGGGCTGCGGGCAATGGCAGATCAACAGGAAAAAAACAGGAAGCATTATTACAACCCGGGCAACAGGCGCAGTTGTTCACTTCGGGACAATTAAAAAAGATCGATGATGCCGATATTGAACTGGCCATGGCCTGGAAGAATGGGTTCACCGCTTTTAAAAGGGCTGATATCAAAAGCATCATGCGGCAGGTGGCCCGGTGGTATAATGTTGAGGTGGTGTATGAAGGCACAATTCCGCAACGCAGTTTTACCGGCGGTATTTCAAGGGATGCCCGGCTTTCTGAGTTGCTTCATTTGCTGGAAGTGAGTAAAGTGAATTTTCGCATTGAAGGTAACAGGCTGGTGGTGATGGCCTAA
- a CDS encoding RNA polymerase sigma factor: protein MPLDNLYTDRELLAQVANGDKLAFRQLFDLYKLRLYAFVLQLTHSKVDAEEIVQDVFTKLWESRTSLLHVEYPGKYIYTIARNKTLNHLTRLARDRQLLQQVWLNVSHVDNPTEAILQAQESQRLIDEAISRLSIQRQTIFKLSREQGFTHEEIAARLDLSKSRIKNILVEILKHIKDHLAHYATLVSALCWISYSLFGNFAL, encoded by the coding sequence GTGCCATTGGATAATTTATATACCGATCGGGAATTACTGGCACAAGTGGCCAATGGGGATAAATTAGCCTTCAGGCAGTTATTTGACCTGTACAAGCTACGGTTGTATGCCTTTGTATTGCAATTGACCCATTCAAAAGTAGATGCAGAAGAAATTGTGCAGGATGTGTTCACTAAATTATGGGAATCCCGCACCAGCCTGTTGCATGTTGAATACCCTGGTAAATATATATACACCATCGCACGTAATAAAACATTGAACCATTTAACCAGGCTGGCCCGCGACAGGCAGTTGCTTCAGCAGGTTTGGTTGAATGTATCACATGTTGATAATCCCACTGAAGCCATATTACAGGCGCAGGAAAGCCAGCGGCTGATTGATGAGGCCATAAGCCGGCTATCCATTCAACGTCAAACGATCTTTAAACTAAGCCGTGAGCAGGGATTTACCCATGAAGAAATAGCTGCCCGGTTAGATCTCTCCAAAAGCAGGATAAAGAATATCCTGGTTGAAATATTAAAGCATATAAAAGATCATCTCGCGCATTATGCTACTCTGGTATCCGCATTATGCTGGATAAGCTACAGTCTTTTTGGGAATTTTGCCCTGTAA
- the surE gene encoding 5'/3'-nucleotidase SurE, which translates to MTILITNDDGIYSPGIAALARIAARFGKVTVIAPDHEQSSMGHAVTHSRPLSIKKATIAVEGVEAWKVNGTPADCVAVGSHLYAKTDVVLSGINMGPNLGNSMWHSGTLAGAKQAVLLGIRGIALSTPVGKSEPDFDALEPYIERTLALLFENKDLALYNVNFPTQPTDLKWTRQSVRLYDGKIVPGVDPMGRKHYWFTVTPLEPAEEGTDRWAVENNYVSITPLRLDLTDEQMLRRVKEMLPV; encoded by the coding sequence ATGACTATATTGATAACCAATGACGATGGAATTTACAGTCCGGGTATTGCGGCGCTGGCCCGTATTGCCGCCCGTTTTGGAAAAGTAACGGTCATTGCACCCGATCATGAACAAAGCTCAATGGGCCATGCGGTCACCCATTCCCGGCCCCTGTCCATAAAAAAAGCGACGATTGCAGTGGAGGGAGTAGAGGCCTGGAAAGTAAACGGAACACCGGCCGATTGTGTGGCCGTGGGCAGTCATTTATATGCTAAAACCGATGTGGTGTTATCGGGCATTAATATGGGCCCCAACCTCGGCAATTCCATGTGGCATTCGGGTACCCTCGCTGGCGCCAAACAGGCGGTATTATTGGGAATACGAGGCATTGCTTTAAGTACACCGGTTGGTAAAAGCGAGCCCGACTTTGATGCGCTGGAGCCCTATATAGAAAGGACGCTGGCCTTGCTATTTGAAAATAAAGACCTGGCTTTATATAATGTGAATTTTCCGACGCAGCCAACAGATCTCAAATGGACGCGCCAGTCGGTTCGCCTGTACGATGGGAAAATAGTTCCCGGGGTTGACCCCATGGGCCGTAAACATTACTGGTTTACCGTAACACCCCTGGAGCCGGCTGAAGAAGGCACGGACCGCTGGGCTGTTGAAAACAATTACGTTTCTATTACGCCGCTTAGGTTGGATCTTACGGATGAGCAGATGCTGAGGCGGGTAAAAGAGATGCTTCCTGTTTAA